A single genomic interval of Actinomycetota bacterium harbors:
- a CDS encoding epoxide hydrolase N-terminal domain-containing protein: MSGTVEAAGEIRPFQVEVPDAALEDLRRRVAATNWPERETVPDESQGVPLAMIQQLARYWMTDYDWRSCEARLNALP, encoded by the coding sequence ATGAGTGGCACCGTCGAGGCCGCCGGCGAGATCCGGCCTTTCCAGGTCGAGGTGCCGGATGCGGCGTTGGAGGATCTTCGTCGCCGCGTCGCGGCCACGAACTGGCCTGAGAGAGAGACCGTTCCCGATGAATCCCAGGGCGTGCCCCTGGCCATGATCCAGCAGCTCGCCCGCTACTGGATGACCGACTACGACTGGCGCAGCTGCGAGGCCAGGCTGAACGCCCTGCCCCA